From a single Kitasatospora azatica KCTC 9699 genomic region:
- the hemC gene encoding hydroxymethylbilane synthase: MNGQLSTQQGQLDAETIPLRLGTRRSALAMAQSGMVAREVTRVTGRPVELVEITTYGDTSREHLAQIGGTGVFVSALRDALLEGRIDFAVHSLKDLPTADPEGLRLAAVPEREDVRDALVSREHLDLETLVEKCVGRPARIGTGSPRRMAQLNAWARARGAVIETVPIRGNVDTRIGFTQSGELDAVVLATAGLNRLGRAAEIGEHLAPELMLPAPGQGALAIECRADDPELAAALGLLDHAPTRAAVVAERALLAALEAGCSAPVAALATVSGENELRLEGVVGTVDGATLLTMSTTGPLVLDETAEQAARALGHALAARLLDGGAAGLMGERV; encoded by the coding sequence ATGAATGGTCAACTGAGCACGCAGCAGGGCCAGTTGGACGCCGAAACGATACCGCTGCGGCTGGGTACCCGGCGCAGCGCGCTGGCCATGGCCCAGTCCGGCATGGTGGCCCGCGAGGTCACCCGGGTCACCGGCCGCCCCGTCGAGCTGGTGGAGATCACCACCTACGGCGACACCTCCCGCGAGCACCTGGCGCAGATCGGCGGCACCGGGGTGTTCGTCTCCGCGCTGCGCGACGCGCTGCTCGAGGGCCGGATCGATTTCGCCGTTCACTCGCTCAAGGACCTGCCCACCGCCGACCCCGAGGGCCTGCGGCTGGCCGCCGTGCCCGAGCGCGAGGACGTCCGCGACGCCCTGGTCAGCCGGGAGCACCTGGACCTGGAGACGCTGGTGGAGAAGTGCGTCGGGCGCCCCGCCCGGATCGGCACCGGCTCCCCGCGCCGGATGGCCCAGCTCAACGCCTGGGCCCGGGCCCGCGGCGCGGTGATCGAGACGGTCCCGATCCGCGGCAACGTGGACACCCGGATCGGCTTCACCCAGTCCGGCGAGCTGGACGCGGTGGTGCTCGCCACCGCCGGCCTCAACCGGCTCGGCCGCGCGGCCGAGATCGGCGAGCACCTGGCGCCGGAGCTGATGCTGCCGGCCCCCGGCCAGGGTGCGCTGGCCATCGAGTGCCGCGCCGACGACCCCGAACTGGCCGCCGCCCTCGGCCTGCTCGACCACGCCCCCACCCGCGCCGCCGTCGTCGCGGAGCGCGCCCTGCTGGCCGCGCTGGAGGCAGGCTGCTCCGCCCCGGTGGCCGCGTTGGCCACGGTGAGCGGCGAGAACGAACTGCGGCTGGAGGGCGTGGTCGGCACTGTCGACGGCGCCACCCTGCTGACGATGTCCACCACTGGTCCGCTCGTGCTCGACGAGACGGCCGAGCAGGCAGCGCGGGCCCTGGGCCACGCGCTGGCGGCCCGGCTGCTCGACGGCGGGGCGGCCGGTCTGATGGGGGAGCGAGTCTGA
- a CDS encoding glutamyl-tRNA reductase yields MSLLVVGLSHRTAPVTVLERAALTGEVPTRLLHDAAATATVSEAALLNTCNRIELYADVDKFHAGVAELSLLLAHHSGVDLEELTGHLYVHYEDRAVHHLFSVACGLDSMVVGEGQILGQLRDALATAQDEHTAGRGLNELFQQALRVGKRAHSETGIDKAGQSLVTFGLEQVAAGAGEIAGKRALVVGAGSMSSLAAATLARAGVSDLVIANRTAERAERLAASLGARTVDFAKVPQALADVDLVISCTGSAGVVIPAADVAAAVAVRSAVTPLAFLDLAMPRDVDHAVHELPGALLVDLESLSEADAATPGAGDVDAVSGIVAEEVAAFGAAQRAARIAPTVVALRAMASEVVGAELARLESRLPDLDERTRAEMAQTVRRVVDKLLHAPTVRVKQLAAEPGGASYAEALRELFDLDPGAVRAVSGTPVAITEQAGPKNRPASGSLAGGAAR; encoded by the coding sequence ATGAGTTTGCTTGTCGTCGGTCTGAGTCACCGCACCGCCCCCGTCACCGTCCTGGAACGCGCGGCGCTGACCGGTGAGGTCCCCACCCGCCTGCTGCACGACGCGGCGGCCACGGCCACCGTCTCCGAGGCGGCCCTGCTCAACACCTGCAACCGGATCGAGCTCTACGCGGACGTGGACAAGTTCCACGCCGGCGTCGCCGAGCTCTCGCTGCTGCTGGCCCACCACAGCGGGGTGGACCTGGAGGAGCTGACCGGGCACCTCTACGTGCACTACGAGGACCGCGCGGTGCACCACCTCTTCTCGGTGGCCTGCGGCCTGGACTCGATGGTGGTCGGCGAGGGCCAGATCCTCGGCCAGCTGCGCGACGCACTGGCCACGGCCCAGGACGAGCACACCGCCGGGCGCGGCCTCAACGAGCTGTTCCAGCAGGCCCTGCGGGTCGGCAAGCGGGCGCACAGCGAGACCGGGATCGACAAGGCGGGCCAGTCGCTGGTCACCTTCGGCCTGGAGCAGGTGGCGGCCGGGGCCGGCGAGATCGCCGGCAAGCGGGCCCTGGTGGTCGGCGCCGGCTCGATGAGCTCGCTGGCCGCCGCCACCCTGGCCCGGGCCGGGGTCAGCGACCTGGTGATCGCCAACCGCACCGCCGAGCGGGCCGAGCGCCTCGCCGCGAGCCTGGGCGCGCGGACGGTGGACTTCGCCAAGGTCCCGCAGGCACTGGCCGACGTCGACCTGGTGATCTCCTGCACCGGCTCGGCCGGGGTGGTGATCCCGGCCGCCGACGTGGCCGCCGCCGTCGCGGTCCGCTCCGCCGTCACCCCGCTGGCCTTCCTGGACCTGGCGATGCCGCGCGACGTGGACCACGCGGTGCACGAGCTGCCCGGCGCGCTGCTGGTCGACCTGGAGTCGCTCTCCGAGGCCGACGCGGCCACCCCCGGTGCGGGCGACGTCGACGCGGTCAGCGGCATCGTCGCCGAGGAGGTCGCCGCCTTCGGCGCCGCCCAGCGGGCCGCCCGGATCGCCCCCACCGTGGTGGCGCTGCGCGCGATGGCCTCCGAGGTGGTCGGCGCCGAGCTGGCCCGCCTCGAGTCGCGACTGCCCGACCTGGACGAACGCACCCGCGCCGAGATGGCGCAGACCGTTCGCCGGGTGGTCGACAAGCTGCTGCACGCGCCCACGGTGCGGGTCAAGCAGCTGGCCGCCGAGCCCGGCGGCGCCTCCTACGCGGAGGCGCTGCGCGAGCTGTTCGACCTCGACCCGGGCGCGGTGCGCGCCGTGTCGGGCACTCCGGTGGCGATCACCGAACAAGCAGGGCCCAAGAACCGGCCCGCCAGCGGTAGTCTCGCGGGCGGAGCGGCGCGATGA
- a CDS encoding redox-sensing transcriptional repressor Rex, with translation MRRTPVGRQTRARGIPEATVARLPLYLRALTALSERSVPTVSSEELATAAGVNSAKLRKDFSYLGSYGTRGVGYDVEYLVYQISRELGLTQDWPVVIVGIGNLGHALANYGGFASRGFRVAALLDADPAVVGSSAAGLPVRHMDELESIVESQQVSIGVITTPPGAAQQVCDRLVEAGVTSILNFAPTVLTVPDGVDVRKVDLSIELQILAFHEQRKAGEEPEDEPSAEEPVRERTPGPVRAAAAKLRRAAGAAKEAKDKGETDRQAVLPA, from the coding sequence ATGCGCCGCACCCCTGTGGGACGTCAGACGCGTGCTCGCGGTATCCCCGAGGCCACCGTGGCCCGACTGCCGCTGTACCTGCGCGCACTGACCGCCCTGTCCGAGCGCTCGGTGCCCACCGTCTCCTCCGAGGAGCTGGCGACCGCGGCCGGGGTGAACTCCGCCAAGCTGCGCAAGGACTTCTCCTACCTGGGCTCCTACGGAACCCGCGGGGTCGGTTACGACGTCGAGTACCTCGTGTACCAGATCTCGCGTGAGCTGGGTCTCACCCAGGACTGGCCGGTCGTGATCGTCGGGATCGGCAACCTGGGCCACGCGCTCGCCAACTACGGAGGCTTCGCCTCCCGCGGATTCCGGGTGGCGGCCCTGCTGGACGCCGACCCGGCCGTGGTCGGCAGCAGCGCGGCGGGCCTGCCGGTGCGGCACATGGACGAGCTGGAGTCCATCGTGGAGAGCCAGCAGGTCTCCATCGGTGTGATCACCACTCCGCCGGGCGCCGCCCAGCAGGTCTGCGACCGCCTGGTCGAGGCCGGGGTGACCAGCATCCTGAACTTCGCGCCCACCGTGCTGACCGTCCCGGACGGGGTCGACGTGCGCAAGGTCGACCTGTCGATCGAGCTGCAGATCCTGGCCTTCCACGAGCAGCGCAAGGCCGGCGAGGAGCCCGAGGACGAGCCGAGCGCCGAGGAGCCGGTGCGCGAGCGGACGCCCGGTCCGGTGCGCGCCGCCGCCGCCAAGCTGCGCCGCGCGGCCGGTGCGGCCAAGGAGGCCAAGGACAAGGGCGAGACCGACCGGCAGGCGGTGTTGCCGGCATGA
- a CDS encoding bifunctional uroporphyrinogen-III C-methyltransferase/uroporphyrinogen-III synthase: MSPTATADRSGRCTFLGAGPGDPGLLTLRAVEVLASADVLIADPLTATAVRSHCPAGVQVHSPAALESESAEFDAAALSKLIGDAVKAGKQVVRTVDGDPGLDGRAAEEMLLCAKAGLPFEVIPGVAQSVGVPAYAGVPLRGSNGADVRFVDGSALLAGALVDLGAPETTLVVRTTLGQLPATANALVTHGRKPDAALCATLSGTTTRQRTFTSTLAAIAGDLKAARVLPSPVSAPVDPATSVIAVVGEQVQHRSSHSWFETKPLFGWNVLVPRTKEQAHGLSEQLRSYGAVPQEVPTIAVEPPRTPQQMERAIKGLVTGRYEWIAFTSVNAVRAVREKFEEYGLDARAFAGIKVAAVGETTAQALVDFGVKPDLVPSGEQSAAGLLEDWPPYDPVFDPIDRVLLPRADIATETLVAGLVELGWEVDDVTAYRTVRASPPPAETREAIKGGGFDAVLFTSSSTVRNLVGIAGKPHNVTIIACIGPATAKTAEEHGLRVDVMAPAPSASALAQALAEFGAGRRDAATSAGEPVYRPSERRPGSRRKAR, from the coding sequence ATGAGCCCCACCGCTACCGCCGACCGCTCCGGACGCTGCACCTTCCTGGGTGCCGGTCCGGGCGACCCTGGACTGCTCACCCTGCGCGCGGTCGAGGTGCTGGCCTCGGCCGACGTCCTGATCGCCGACCCGCTGACGGCCACGGCCGTGCGCAGCCACTGCCCGGCGGGCGTTCAGGTGCACAGCCCGGCCGCGCTGGAGAGCGAGTCGGCGGAGTTCGACGCCGCCGCGCTCAGCAAGCTGATCGGCGACGCCGTGAAGGCCGGCAAGCAGGTGGTCCGCACCGTCGACGGCGACCCCGGGCTGGACGGCCGGGCCGCCGAGGAGATGCTGCTCTGCGCCAAGGCCGGGCTGCCGTTCGAGGTGATCCCGGGCGTCGCCCAGTCGGTCGGCGTGCCCGCCTACGCGGGTGTCCCGCTGCGCGGCAGCAACGGCGCCGACGTGCGCTTCGTGGACGGCTCGGCGCTGCTGGCCGGCGCGCTGGTCGACCTCGGCGCCCCGGAGACCACCCTGGTGGTGCGCACCACGCTCGGCCAGCTGCCCGCCACCGCGAACGCGCTGGTCACGCACGGCCGCAAGCCGGACGCCGCGCTCTGCGCCACGCTGTCGGGCACCACCACCCGGCAGCGCACCTTCACCTCCACGCTGGCCGCCATCGCCGGCGACCTGAAGGCCGCCCGGGTGCTGCCCTCGCCGGTCTCGGCCCCGGTCGACCCGGCCACCTCGGTGATAGCCGTGGTCGGCGAGCAGGTCCAGCACCGCTCCTCGCACTCCTGGTTCGAGACCAAGCCGCTGTTCGGCTGGAACGTCCTGGTGCCGCGCACCAAGGAGCAGGCGCACGGGCTCTCCGAGCAGCTGCGCTCCTACGGCGCGGTGCCGCAGGAGGTGCCGACCATCGCGGTCGAGCCGCCGCGCACCCCGCAGCAGATGGAGCGGGCGATCAAGGGCCTGGTCACCGGCCGCTACGAGTGGATCGCCTTCACCTCGGTCAACGCGGTCCGCGCGGTCCGCGAGAAGTTCGAGGAGTACGGCCTGGACGCCCGCGCGTTCGCCGGCATCAAGGTCGCCGCGGTCGGCGAGACCACCGCCCAGGCGCTGGTCGACTTCGGCGTCAAGCCCGACCTGGTGCCGTCCGGCGAGCAGTCCGCAGCCGGACTGCTTGAGGACTGGCCGCCCTACGACCCGGTCTTCGACCCGATCGACCGGGTGCTGCTGCCGCGCGCCGACATCGCCACCGAGACCCTGGTGGCCGGCCTGGTCGAGCTCGGCTGGGAGGTGGACGACGTCACGGCCTACCGGACCGTGCGCGCCTCGCCGCCGCCGGCCGAGACCCGCGAGGCAATCAAGGGCGGCGGTTTCGACGCGGTGCTCTTCACCTCGTCCTCGACCGTGCGCAACCTGGTCGGCATCGCCGGCAAGCCGCACAACGTCACGATCATCGCCTGTATCGGTCCGGCCACCGCCAAGACCGCCGAGGAGCACGGCCTGCGGGTCGACGTGATGGCGCCCGCGCCGTCCGCCTCCGCGCTGGCCCAGGCGCTGGCCGAGTTCGGCGCTGGACGCCGGGACGCGGCCACCTCGGCCGGTGAGCCGGTCTACCGGCCCAGCGAGCGCCGGCCGGGCTCCCGTCGCAAGGCCCGCTGA
- the hemB gene encoding porphobilinogen synthase: MSFPAARPRRLRTTPAMRRLVAETRLHPAELILPVFVREGISEPVPVSSMPGVVQHTRDTLRKAAVEAAEAGIGGIMLFGIPQTKDAVGSAGTDPNGILQLAIRDVVGEVGEQLVVMSDLCLDEFTDHGHCGVLAADGSVDNDATLERYAEMAVVQAAAGVHTVGPSGMMDGQVGVIRRALDAAGYQDVSVLAYTAKYATALYGPFREAVDSSLKGDRKTYQQDLANAREALRELELDLAEGADLVMVKPALPCLDILRQVADRSPVPVAAYQISGEYSMVEAAAANGWIDRERTILETLTSIRRAGAQQILTYWAVEAARML, from the coding sequence ATGAGTTTCCCCGCCGCCCGGCCTCGCCGGCTCCGCACCACCCCGGCCATGCGCCGACTGGTCGCCGAGACCCGGTTGCACCCGGCGGAGCTGATCCTGCCGGTCTTCGTCCGCGAGGGGATCAGCGAGCCGGTACCGGTCAGCTCGATGCCGGGCGTGGTCCAGCACACCCGCGACACGCTGCGCAAGGCCGCGGTGGAGGCGGCCGAGGCGGGCATCGGCGGGATCATGCTGTTCGGCATCCCGCAGACCAAGGACGCCGTGGGCTCGGCCGGCACCGACCCGAACGGCATCCTGCAGCTGGCCATCCGCGACGTGGTCGGCGAGGTGGGCGAGCAGCTGGTGGTGATGTCCGACCTGTGCCTGGACGAGTTCACCGATCACGGGCACTGCGGTGTGCTGGCCGCCGACGGCAGCGTGGACAACGACGCGACGCTGGAGCGGTACGCCGAGATGGCCGTGGTGCAGGCCGCGGCCGGGGTCCACACGGTCGGCCCGTCCGGCATGATGGACGGTCAGGTCGGGGTGATCCGGCGAGCCCTGGACGCCGCCGGGTACCAGGACGTCTCGGTGCTGGCGTACACCGCCAAGTACGCGACGGCGCTGTACGGGCCGTTCCGGGAGGCCGTCGACTCCTCGCTCAAGGGCGACCGCAAGACCTACCAGCAGGACCTGGCCAACGCCCGCGAGGCGCTGCGCGAGCTGGAGCTGGACCTCGCCGAGGGGGCCGACCTGGTGATGGTCAAGCCGGCCCTGCCCTGCCTGGACATCCTGCGCCAGGTCGCCGACCGCTCGCCGGTCCCGGTGGCGGCCTACCAGATCTCCGGCGAGTACTCGATGGTCGAGGCCGCCGCCGCCAACGGCTGGATCGACCGGGAGCGGACCATCCTGGAGACCCTCACCTCGATCCGTCGGGCGGGCGCCCAGCAGATCCTCACCTACTGGGCCGTCGAGGCAGCCCGGATGCTCTAG